A genomic window from Rhizobium sp. EC-SD404 includes:
- the phnE gene encoding phosphonate ABC transporter, permease protein PhnE, producing MTTTDLHTSASDIRPAAPPRFQRPSAFAFVVVIAFAAFFIQGVLLAGITPERLMRGVVNLGRFIALSMPPDFTKLDVIAYAMLETLNMAIVGVAVGVVLSVPFALLASSNTTPHRLVRPVTQLVIATMRTIPDLIWALIFVVAVGLGPLAGILAIVVDTIGFCARFFSERIEEVRPGPSEALTATGGGRLSVIFGAIVPETLASMTGTSLYAVEKAIRSAVTLGLVGAGGIGVELSSSMRLFNFDEAAAIIIVILVVVVGFEQISAVIRRRVI from the coding sequence ATGACGACGACCGACCTGCACACCAGTGCTTCCGACATCCGGCCCGCAGCGCCGCCGCGCTTTCAGCGGCCGTCAGCTTTTGCATTCGTCGTCGTGATCGCTTTTGCGGCGTTCTTCATTCAAGGGGTTCTGCTGGCCGGGATCACACCGGAGCGCCTGATGCGCGGTGTCGTCAATCTCGGCCGCTTCATCGCGCTGTCGATGCCGCCGGATTTCACGAAGCTCGATGTGATCGCCTATGCGATGCTTGAAACGCTGAACATGGCGATCGTGGGCGTCGCCGTCGGTGTCGTTCTCAGTGTGCCTTTCGCTCTTCTGGCATCATCGAACACGACGCCTCACCGGCTGGTGCGGCCGGTGACGCAACTGGTGATCGCCACGATGCGCACGATCCCGGATCTGATCTGGGCGCTGATCTTCGTTGTGGCCGTGGGTCTTGGACCGCTCGCAGGTATCCTGGCGATCGTGGTCGACACGATCGGGTTCTGCGCACGCTTCTTCTCGGAGCGGATCGAAGAGGTGCGTCCGGGACCTTCGGAAGCGCTGACGGCAACGGGCGGTGGCCGCCTGTCCGTCATCTTCGGTGCCATCGTGCCGGAAACGCTGGCATCTATGACCGGCACAAGCCTTTATGCGGTTGAGAAAGCCATCCGTTCGGCCGTCACGCTCGGCCTCGTCGGCGCAGGCGGCATCGGGGTCGAGCTGTCCTCGTCCATGCGGCTTTTCAACTTCGATGAGGCAGCAGCAATCATCATCGTCATACTGGTCGTCGTGGTGGGCTTCGAGCAAATTTCCGCGGTGATCCGACGCCGCGTGATCTAG
- the phnC gene encoding phosphonate ABC transporter ATP-binding protein, with translation MTMVAALEVEGLKKSYGDVTVLRGVDFTLAQGEGVVLLGANGCGKSTMLRCLNRLTPFESGSVRVHGTDVSTVSGVKLKTVRRELGYVFQQFNLVGNVSVFQNVLFGALGRPGGGLINSLSAFAPQAERDRAMHCLERVGLADKAPSRASALSGGQQQRVAIARMLMQRPTIVIADEPIASLDPKAGREVLELLFRIVSEERLTVLCTLHQLDLAREFGRRIIGMKAGRVVIDAPTDTIPMSELESLYRTDVATSAPSAVRQAAE, from the coding sequence ATGACCATGGTTGCAGCGCTTGAAGTCGAAGGCTTGAAGAAGAGCTACGGAGACGTGACCGTTCTTCGCGGCGTCGATTTCACGCTGGCGCAGGGCGAAGGTGTCGTTCTGCTCGGCGCCAATGGCTGCGGCAAGTCCACGATGCTGCGCTGTCTCAACCGGCTGACACCTTTCGAATCCGGCAGCGTCCGGGTGCATGGCACGGACGTATCAACGGTCTCCGGCGTCAAGCTCAAGACCGTGCGCAGGGAACTCGGTTACGTCTTTCAGCAGTTCAATCTCGTCGGCAACGTATCTGTCTTCCAAAACGTGCTGTTTGGAGCGCTCGGACGTCCAGGCGGCGGACTGATCAATTCACTCTCGGCATTCGCGCCACAGGCCGAGCGCGACCGCGCGATGCACTGCTTGGAGCGCGTCGGCTTGGCTGACAAGGCGCCCTCTCGCGCCAGTGCGCTTTCAGGCGGCCAGCAGCAGCGCGTGGCCATTGCACGGATGTTGATGCAACGGCCGACGATCGTGATCGCCGATGAGCCGATCGCCAGTCTCGATCCAAAAGCCGGGCGCGAAGTGCTGGAACTCCTTTTTCGCATCGTTTCGGAAGAACGCCTGACGGTCCTCTGCACGCTGCACCAGCTCGACCTCGCCAGGGAGTTCGGCCGACGGATCATCGGCATGAAGGCCGGGCGCGTCGTGATCGACGCACCGACGGACACCATTCCCATGTCCGAACTTGAATCGCTCTACCGGACGGATGTGGCGACCAGCGCACCCTCAGCCGTCCGGCAGGCAGCGGAATAG
- the phnD gene encoding phosphate/phosphite/phosphonate ABC transporter substrate-binding protein: protein MKMFYAAAVAATALVGTTQMSAAQTAADVCPASLRMADTGIEGMGGLAEAFGPFAEKFQEFSGVELEMFGLSNRTAAGTALQFDEVDLVFAGPSEFVLFAERTPDIEILFSINRPHYGTSFFVPADSDVQSLEDLRGKRVALKDVGSTSGHIFPSQMLVSAGLDLDRDLEIVMAGDARVAALVNGDVAAMGGGNRDIDDVTAFDPDFEYRVIAKSDVLPGDPIIMRGTLDEACKTALREVLSANADALWTALIETPRNNDKFLDNDASLTFDMTAADYDIVREAYEAAGIELN, encoded by the coding sequence ATGAAGATGTTCTACGCGGCGGCTGTTGCCGCAACCGCACTCGTTGGTACGACGCAGATGTCGGCTGCCCAGACCGCAGCAGACGTCTGCCCGGCGTCGCTGCGCATGGCTGACACCGGCATCGAAGGCATGGGTGGCCTGGCAGAGGCTTTCGGTCCGTTTGCCGAAAAATTTCAGGAGTTTTCGGGCGTCGAGCTTGAGATGTTTGGCCTTTCCAACCGTACGGCCGCAGGCACCGCCTTGCAGTTCGACGAAGTCGACCTGGTCTTCGCCGGCCCGTCGGAGTTCGTTCTCTTCGCCGAGCGCACGCCGGATATCGAAATTCTCTTCTCCATCAACCGCCCTCACTACGGCACGAGCTTCTTCGTCCCGGCGGACAGCGACGTGCAGTCGCTTGAGGACCTGCGCGGCAAGCGCGTTGCGCTCAAGGATGTCGGATCCACGTCCGGTCACATCTTCCCGAGCCAGATGCTCGTCTCCGCCGGTCTCGATCTCGACCGTGACCTCGAAATCGTGATGGCAGGCGACGCCCGCGTTGCGGCGTTGGTCAATGGCGACGTTGCAGCCATGGGCGGCGGAAACCGCGACATCGACGACGTGACGGCCTTCGATCCCGATTTCGAATACCGCGTCATCGCCAAGAGCGATGTCCTGCCCGGCGATCCGATCATCATGCGTGGAACGCTCGATGAGGCCTGCAAGACGGCGCTTCGCGAAGTGCTTTCTGCCAATGCCGATGCGCTTTGGACCGCCCTTATCGAGACGCCGCGCAACAACGACAAGTTTCTCGACAACGATGCCAGCCTGACCTTCGATATGACGGCTGCCGACTACGACATCGTCCGCGAAGCCTACGAAGCTGCCGGCATCGAGCTGAACTGA
- a CDS encoding hemolysin family protein, which yields MTDPLLVTLATIALIALSAFFVIIEFALLGARRHRLEERALSSRSARAALRGMNDLTLMLAGAQLGITVCTFALGAITKPAVDAWLGPTLISVGLPEWVAGGAAFALSMFFVTFLHLVVGEMAPKSWAIAHPETSVMAIGVISRAYIWPLRPLLSWVNYLANGLVRASGVEPVESAAVGGQDSATIRQLVEHSAKVGTLEPQLQRQLSGLINLGTIPVKELLSPGPTTHVPPTATVAQIRAAALDSGHMRILVLDASGGHPWVVHVRDTLLLQDDVQAKDCARPAFKLDADTPVYEALTRMRAKSVQLAVVMQDNAVSGVVSLADILKHVLPDDERSKSAAAA from the coding sequence ATGACCGACCCGTTGCTCGTCACGCTCGCCACGATCGCGCTGATTGCTCTGAGCGCCTTTTTTGTCATCATCGAGTTTGCGCTGCTCGGAGCACGCCGTCATCGACTGGAAGAGCGTGCGCTGTCGAGCAGATCAGCCCGGGCGGCACTGAGAGGCATGAATGATCTGACCTTGATGCTGGCCGGCGCGCAACTGGGCATCACCGTCTGCACGTTTGCGCTTGGTGCGATAACGAAGCCTGCCGTCGACGCCTGGCTCGGGCCGACCCTGATTTCAGTTGGCCTTCCCGAATGGGTCGCCGGCGGCGCAGCGTTCGCACTCTCCATGTTTTTCGTCACGTTCTTGCATCTCGTGGTGGGTGAGATGGCACCGAAATCATGGGCCATCGCCCATCCCGAAACATCCGTGATGGCGATCGGCGTTATCTCGCGCGCCTATATCTGGCCGTTGCGGCCACTTTTGTCCTGGGTGAACTATCTCGCCAACGGTCTGGTGCGCGCGAGCGGAGTGGAACCGGTGGAAAGCGCTGCCGTCGGAGGACAGGACAGCGCAACGATCAGGCAGTTGGTCGAACACTCGGCGAAAGTCGGAACGCTGGAGCCGCAACTACAGCGCCAACTCTCCGGTCTTATCAATCTCGGCACCATCCCGGTGAAAGAGCTGCTTTCTCCCGGCCCGACGACACACGTCCCACCGACGGCCACGGTCGCACAGATCCGCGCTGCCGCGCTCGATTCGGGACACATGCGGATCCTGGTTCTGGACGCCAGCGGCGGCCATCCGTGGGTCGTGCATGTGCGTGACACCCTCCTGCTTCAGGATGACGTTCAGGCCAAGGATTGCGCCCGGCCGGCCTTCAAGCTCGATGCGGACACGCCGGTCTATGAAGCGCTGACGAGGATGCGCGCCAAGAGCGTGCAGCTTGCGGTCGTCATGCAAGACAACGCCGTCAGCGGTGTCGTTTCGCTGGCCGACATCCTCAAGCATGTTCTCCCCGACGATGAGCGCTCCAAGAGCGCTGCGGCAGCCTGA
- a CDS encoding hemolysin family protein: MEALLLLLVGIIVILAIIAANGYFVAQEFAYMAVDRTRLAARAAEGDAAAKCALEVTKRTSFMLSGAQLGITVTGLLVGYVAEPLVGRSLGALLGGVGVPTEVGVAGGTIAALVLATIIQMIFGELYPKNLAIANPDPLARSLARSTLIYLTVFGWLIGFFDKSANLFLRALRIEPVHDLDVSASAEDLPHIIADSRDSGDIPVELSLMMDRILDFPQQDVEHAMIPRSQVDWVRPEATLDDVRQLMAGAHTRYPVIDDEDAPVGFVQLADLLGHIQQSNGDTVVSDIMSPVTVIPTVMSLPDALSALRNNNSQLACVIDEYGGFAGLLTIEDIAMEIVGEITDEHDDGIGDAVISTGDNTWTMDGDVHLDEVARAIGFDLPETDVETVAGLVIEERGSLPAEGDMVEIQLPTDTSELAAGQVVSRRLEIDVLRVERHVPTEVRVRLVEQVTEENDQ; the protein is encoded by the coding sequence ATGGAAGCGCTTTTGCTGTTGCTGGTCGGGATCATCGTGATTCTCGCCATCATCGCCGCCAATGGCTACTTCGTGGCCCAGGAATTCGCCTACATGGCGGTCGATCGGACACGGCTGGCAGCACGGGCAGCCGAAGGCGATGCCGCCGCAAAGTGCGCGCTGGAAGTCACGAAGCGAACCAGCTTCATGCTGTCCGGAGCGCAGCTCGGAATCACCGTTACGGGCCTTCTGGTTGGTTATGTGGCCGAACCGCTTGTCGGACGCTCGCTCGGTGCCCTTCTCGGAGGCGTGGGTGTTCCGACTGAGGTGGGCGTTGCGGGCGGGACCATTGCAGCACTGGTTCTTGCAACGATCATCCAGATGATCTTCGGCGAGCTCTATCCCAAGAACCTGGCCATCGCGAACCCAGACCCCCTCGCCCGAAGCCTCGCCCGCTCCACGCTGATCTATCTCACCGTGTTCGGATGGCTGATCGGCTTTTTCGACAAATCCGCCAACCTATTCTTGCGCGCCCTGCGCATCGAGCCCGTGCACGACCTCGATGTCAGCGCCTCCGCTGAAGACCTGCCCCACATTATCGCGGACTCGCGAGACAGCGGCGACATCCCCGTTGAATTGTCTCTGATGATGGACCGCATCCTCGATTTTCCGCAACAGGACGTGGAACATGCAATGATTCCGCGTTCGCAGGTCGATTGGGTGCGGCCCGAGGCCACCTTGGACGACGTCCGCCAGCTCATGGCCGGAGCGCATACGCGGTATCCGGTCATCGACGATGAGGATGCGCCGGTCGGGTTTGTGCAGCTTGCTGATCTGCTGGGTCATATACAGCAATCGAATGGCGACACGGTCGTTTCGGATATCATGAGCCCTGTCACGGTCATCCCGACAGTGATGTCGCTTCCCGATGCGCTCAGTGCACTTCGCAACAACAACAGCCAGCTTGCGTGCGTCATCGACGAGTATGGCGGTTTCGCCGGCCTTTTGACCATCGAAGACATTGCGATGGAGATCGTCGGGGAGATCACCGACGAGCACGATGACGGCATCGGCGATGCGGTGATCTCGACCGGCGACAACACCTGGACAATGGACGGGGACGTCCATCTCGACGAGGTCGCTCGTGCAATAGGTTTCGATCTGCCGGAAACCGACGTCGAGACGGTTGCTGGGCTGGTGATCGAGGAGCGGGGATCGTTGCCAGCCGAGGGCGACATGGTCGAGATCCAATTGCCGACGGATACGTCAGAGCTCGCTGCGGGCCAGGTGGTCAGTCGGCGACTCGAGATCGATGTCCTGCGCGTGGAGCGCCATGTTCCGACGGAGGTGCGCGTGCGCCTTGTCGAGCAGGTGACTGAGGAGAACGATCAATGA